The Gossypium hirsutum isolate 1008001.06 chromosome D03, Gossypium_hirsutum_v2.1, whole genome shotgun sequence genomic interval tatgatagttacatacatatatatgcatatgcttacttatatatatattctttatttaatatttttaaaatacacatacatatatatatattataatgttattttcatttggtgttaatttatttgtttatttatttacatgctcattattatttttattttatttaggtgctttaattttatatttgtttatttacttttatttgttgatttcttttcattatatatttgccatcttatttatttatcttttcttattttgcttGTGTTATTtacattatcattattatcattatcttaCATTTTACTCGGAtttatcaaaaacaaaaattttcaaataaggcaatgttttacgtttgggaaattcgagaaaacgtgtcctaaggtgctgggtgtcgatttttctcattcaaccaaatggctaaatatccttttaaaaattttcaaataaggcaatgttttgcgtttgggaaattcgagaaaacgtgccctaaggtgctgagtgtcgatttttctcattcaaccaaatgactaaatatccttttaaaaattttaaaataaggcaatgttttgcgtttgggaaattcgagagaacgtgccctaaggtgttgggtgtcgatttttctcgttcaaccaaatggctaaatatccttttaaaaattttttaaaataaggcaatattttgcgtttgggaaattcgagaggacgtgccctaaggtgctgggtgtcgatttttctcgttcaaccaaatggctaaatatccttttaaaaaattttcgaaataacgcaatgttttgcatttgggaaattcgagaaaacgtgccctaaggtgctgggtgtcgatttttctcgttcaaccaaatggctaaatatccttttaaaaatttaaaataagacaatattttgcgtttgaaaattcgagaaaacgtgccctaaggtgctgggtgtcgatttttctcatttaaccgaatagccaaatatcctcttgaattGCAATCCATATTATCCGAGTtttttttaggatcgtattttaaatttcattaaagttttcaatttttcgacactaagacattaagtaatcaactaggtaccaattttgggcgtatcaagggtgctaatccttcctcgtgcgtaaccgactcccgaaccgtttttctgaatttcgtggaccaaacttgttgttttaataaaatcaaatcatttattaaaaacaaccacttttcaaggtgacccgatcacaccttatcaaaaaggattggtggcgactctcattttcgttttcattttcaaaaacccaagtcgaccccgttttcaatcaaaaaaatggtgtcaatagtaggtatctttgttgtcttcacagGTTGTGATGGACAGATGACTGTATCTACTATTCACTAAAACTTCATCGGCCACTAGTAGTTTTTCTAGAAAAGTGGGAGGGTCTTCATCAACTTCTtaatttgtttctgttttgagagtatttcagaataataaatgatttcacgagtCGATTTGGACtcgtgttgtcttaagttttatatgtttttgtttgtttttcgattgtttaataagtttcaattttaaaagtttttatctGCCCTTGTAATAcgttttttagtcttgcttatgcatgtaaactttcttttacaagtgattttaggaaTGATTTTGTTATTATCCTttctagtttggtgaatgctcgattcttttgtcgatttttgctcGTCGCTTTAGACCATTCGGGACTGATTTTCTTATCATATTAAGTACTTGCAAATTGCAATCACTTCAGAAATGTCATACTTGAATTGTGACAAAGTCAATTACAAtgtgtcataatgttctattgatgctaaggctaaagcctttgttgtgttgatggaaCTTTTCTTTCACTATTTACGtaagtgttattattattatttattaatttgatgattttatttattgaataaattaataaatttactcTTAAAAACATTATTTTGAATTCAGCATTAATGCAATTGcgattaattctaaaaaataataattactgtCATATTTTCTTTTAGATAAGAAGTTTTCTAAAAAGAATGTGAAAAAACACGTGGAACCACCATGCAAATGCCAAGTTCCaaattttcaccaaaaaaatgaaaggaaCATTAGACCTCGTTCAGTGTCCTAAAACACCAACAAAGACAACAACAAGTAGTCAAAATCTCGATGAAAGCTAAGTCCCAGCCTCGGTTATGGAACTCAAATGCCACCATTTTTATTCGTCTTTCCATTTATTCATATTCcattccttcttcttcttcttcttcttcttcttcttcttcttcacgcTTCTGTACTCTTCCTTTAAAAGCAACTTCCATGTTTTCCCTTCCTTGATTTGATTTCTCCCCTACACTtcccaattttcttttttatttttttctataattattggaattttttttgtatttcccttttttccttttttggttgCAATGTACAGTGCGGATCGTTGCTTGTTCGTTGATTCGATCAGGGTCTCACGACAAGATGGCTTGTTTCTCAGCGACAAAACAGTTCCTTCCTCGTTTGTTTCATCCATTTCACTAAAGACCCAGAAATGTTTTGTCGATAAAAACGAAAATGTGTGTTTGGTTTCGTGTTCTTGGGGTGGTCAAACCCTGGGTCCTGTGCAGTCGAGGAGAAGTGGTGGGAAAGGGGGATGGGTTTTATCGGTGAGTTTGTCGAGGGAGGAAGGGTATGTTGGGGACTCAGGAGAAGATTGGGGGCAAAACGGGGATAACAATTTGGAAACGGTGGAAGAGGTGAAAGAGAAGAAGGGATCAGGTGCTTTGAATACCACCAAACATCTCTGGGCTGGTGCTGTTGCTGCTATGGTTTCAAGGTTTTAcctttctttttctccctttaaaaaaaaaattgttggaaAAAAGTAGGGATGAAGACAATGATAGGAGATTCGTTTGTGTTTGGTTTATCTTTTGTTTGAGATGGAACATTAAATGACAAAACTTTGATGGTAAATATTCACTGTTTCAAGACTTTTCTGCTTTGATGTGTTTTATTTGGCTAAGTCTAAAAAAATGTAAGAACTGTTTAATCAGAACTGTAAATGCTGAAATTATAGGATAGATTGATAAGTATGAGAGCTGGATTTGGAAGGTAATACAAATTATTACAAAGCATACCTGTTACAACATGTTGCATAAATGGATGGATGGTTTTGCTTTTAGGTTGTACTTTTGGATCTAATGTTTCAATTGTAGTACCTTAACTGCTTGCTGTTTGGTTCTGATCGTTTGATTGAATCGCGGTTTGCATCTCAAAAGGTTTGTTTGTTTTTGCCAAAGGACATTCATTGCTCCATTGGAGAGATTGAAGTTGGAATACATAGTTCGTGGTGAAAAGAGAAGCTTTATCGAATTAATTAAATGGATTGCAGCTTCGGAAGGGTTGAAAGGTTTTTGGAAAGGGAATTTTCTCAATATTCTTCGTACGGCTCCTTTTAAGGCTATCAATTTCTATGCTTACGATATTTATAGAAGTCAACTATTGAAATTGTCCGGGAATGAGGAAGCCACGAATTCGGAGAGGTTTCTTGCTGGTGCTGCAGCTGGGATTACTGCAACTTTGCTTTGCTTACCAATGGACACTGTATGTAACTATTTAGGACTTTGTTATTTGGTTACATGTTATC includes:
- the LOC107950457 gene encoding probable mitochondrial adenine nucleotide transporter BTL3, producing the protein MYSADRCLFVDSIRVSRQDGLFLSDKTVPSSFVSSISLKTQKCFVDKNENVCLVSCSWGGQTLGPVQSRRSGGKGGWVLSVSLSREEGYVGDSGEDWGQNGDNNLETVEEVKEKKGSGALNTTKHLWAGAVAAMVSRTFIAPLERLKLEYIVRGEKRSFIELIKWIAASEGLKGFWKGNFLNILRTAPFKAINFYAYDIYRSQLLKLSGNEEATNSERFLAGAAAGITATLLCLPMDTIRTVMVAPGGEALGGLIGAFCHMIQTEGFFSLYKGLVPSIISMAPSGAVFYGVYDILKSAYLHSPEGRKRIQDMKQGGQELNAFEQLELGPVRTLLYGAIAGACSEAATYPFEVVRRHLQMQVRATKLGALATCVKIVQQGGISALYAGLIPSLLQVLPSAAISYLVYEFMKIVLKVEPA